Proteins encoded within one genomic window of Bacteroides sedimenti:
- the rsfS gene encoding ribosome silencing factor has product MSETKELVQKIVEGIQEKKGYKIVVADLSGIREAICKYFVICQGNSPSHISTIADETREYVRKNTGIKPTAVDGLRNAEWVAMDYSDVIVHIFLPDVREYYNLEHLWADAKLTTIPDLD; this is encoded by the coding sequence ATGAGCGAAACAAAAGAACTAGTACAGAAAATAGTAGAAGGTATTCAAGAGAAAAAAGGATATAAGATAGTTGTAGCAGATCTGAGTGGGATTAGAGAAGCTATCTGCAAATACTTCGTTATTTGCCAGGGTAATTCGCCCAGTCATATTTCAACAATCGCCGATGAAACAAGAGAATACGTAAGAAAGAATACGGGAATAAAACCAACAGCGGTTGACGGACTTAGAAACGCAGAGTGGGTTGCGATGGACTATTCCGATGTAATAGTTCATATCTTTCTGCCAGACGTGAGAGAATATTATAACCTCGAACATCTCTGGGCTGACGCAAAACTAACTACGATACCAGACCTCGACTAA
- a CDS encoding DUF349 domain-containing protein: MMDTQDTNLPLNEGKLEEEKNVPEVSEVKAEETPEETTEVKTTAAAGLQTKEEVLNRLKDLSEDAENASKQELDALKQTFYKLHKAEQESAKKKFIEEGGSEESFIPEPDTDEASFKSLMAEIKEKRSVLNAELEKQKEDNLQIKLGLIEKLKALVDCPEDVNKAYNDFKKIQQEWNEVKLVPQAKVNELWKSYQVYVEKFYDIIKINNEFRDYDFKKNLEIKTKLCEAAERLANESDVVSAFHQLQKLHQEFRDTGPVAKELRDEIWARFKNASTEVNRRHQQHFESLKEMEQRNLDEKTVICEIVEAIEYGELNSFIAWETKTQEIIALQNKWKTIGFAPQKMNVKIFERFRAACDDFFKKKGDFFKKIKEDMSENLEKKKVLCEKAEALKDSTDWKETSEVLTKLQKEWKTIGPVSKKYSDAVWKRFIEACDYFFDQKNKATSSQRSVEIENMQKKKMLIEKLATLDENMEASEAGNLVRETIKEWNSIGHVPFKEKDKLYKQFHELVDKHFERLNVSATNRKLNNFKSNISNVNGQSEKGGAQSLYREREKLVRAYEAMKNEIKTYENNLGFLTSSSKKGNSLVTELNRKVEKLKSDLHLTMEKIKVIDQSIK; the protein is encoded by the coding sequence ATGATGGACACTCAGGACACTAATCTACCTTTAAATGAAGGGAAATTAGAAGAAGAAAAGAATGTTCCCGAGGTTTCAGAAGTGAAAGCTGAAGAAACTCCAGAGGAAACTACCGAAGTAAAAACAACAGCCGCTGCTGGTTTGCAGACAAAAGAAGAAGTACTGAACAGACTGAAAGACCTTTCTGAAGATGCAGAAAATGCTTCAAAACAGGAACTTGATGCACTTAAACAGACCTTCTATAAACTTCACAAAGCAGAACAAGAATCAGCGAAGAAAAAATTCATTGAAGAAGGCGGCAGCGAAGAATCATTTATTCCTGAGCCTGACACGGACGAAGCTTCATTCAAATCTTTGATGGCTGAAATCAAAGAAAAAAGAAGCGTACTTAATGCAGAACTTGAAAAACAAAAAGAAGATAACTTACAGATAAAATTAGGGCTTATCGAAAAACTCAAAGCGTTGGTAGATTGCCCTGAAGATGTAAACAAAGCCTATAATGATTTCAAGAAAATTCAGCAGGAATGGAATGAAGTTAAACTGGTACCACAAGCCAAAGTAAATGAGCTATGGAAAAGTTATCAGGTATATGTGGAGAAATTCTATGATATAATCAAGATAAATAACGAATTCCGGGATTACGACTTCAAGAAAAATCTGGAAATCAAGACAAAACTTTGCGAGGCAGCTGAAAGATTGGCGAATGAATCGGATGTTGTTTCCGCTTTCCACCAGTTACAGAAGTTACATCAGGAGTTCCGTGACACTGGACCTGTAGCAAAAGAGCTTCGCGATGAAATATGGGCCCGTTTTAAAAATGCCTCTACAGAAGTAAACCGTCGTCACCAACAACATTTTGAGTCGTTGAAAGAGATGGAACAACGGAACCTTGACGAAAAAACTGTTATCTGTGAGATTGTAGAAGCGATTGAATATGGAGAACTAAACTCGTTCATTGCATGGGAAACCAAGACACAGGAAATCATAGCATTGCAAAATAAATGGAAAACCATCGGTTTTGCTCCGCAAAAAATGAACGTAAAAATCTTCGAACGCTTCCGTGCTGCCTGTGATGATTTTTTTAAGAAAAAAGGAGATTTTTTCAAAAAAATCAAAGAGGATATGAGCGAGAATCTTGAAAAGAAAAAGGTTCTTTGCGAAAAAGCTGAAGCATTAAAAGATAGCACTGACTGGAAAGAAACCTCAGAAGTTCTTACGAAACTACAGAAAGAATGGAAAACAATTGGGCCGGTATCAAAAAAATATTCAGATGCTGTATGGAAACGTTTCATTGAGGCATGCGATTATTTCTTTGATCAAAAAAATAAGGCTACTTCTTCTCAACGTTCTGTGGAAATTGAGAACATGCAGAAAAAGAAAATGCTCATTGAGAAACTCGCTACCTTGGACGAAAACATGGAGGCTAGTGAAGCTGGTAACCTGGTTCGCGAAACAATAAAAGAGTGGAATTCCATTGGGCACGTTCCTTTTAAGGAGAAAGATAAGCTTTACAAACAGTTCCACGAACTGGTTGATAAGCATTTTGAACGTCTCAACGTAAGTGCAACCAACAGAAAGCTGAATAATTTCAAATCGAACATTAGCAATGTAAACGGACAAAGTGAAAAAGGAGGCGCTCAGTCTCTTTATCGTGAACGCGAGAAACTGGTGCGTGCTTATGAGGCTATGAAAAATGAAATCAAGACATACGAAAATAACCTGGGATTCCTTACTTCTTCTTCGAAAAAAGGCAATAGTTTGGTTACGGAACTAAACAGAAAAGTTGAAAAACTCAAATCAGATCTGCACCTCACCATGGAGAAAATTAAGGTAATTGATCAGTCAATCAAATAA
- the mgtE gene encoding magnesium transporter, whose protein sequence is MEEEVIEKVKELIEQKDSDMVKELLIDLHPADIAELCNELSPEEARFVYLLLDNELAADVLIEMDEDVRKEFLDLLPPEIIAKRFLDYMDTDDAVELIREMDEDKQEEVLSHIEDIEQAGDIVDLLKYDEDTAGGLMGTEMVVVNENWSMPECLKEMRQQAEEMDEIYYVYVVDDDERLKGVFPLKKMITSPSVSKVRHVMKKDPISVHVNTPIEEVVQTIEKYDLVAIPVVDSIGRLVGRITVDDVMDEVREQAERDYQLASGLSQDVETHDNVARQTTARLPWLLIGMIGGIGNSMILGNFDETFATHPEMALYIPLIGGTGGNVGTQSSAIVVQGLANSSLEVEETFKQVGKESVVALINATLISLLVYIYNFIRFGGAATVTYSVSISLFAVVMFASIFGTLVPMTLEKMKIDPAIATGPFISITNDIIGMMLYMSITVLLS, encoded by the coding sequence ATGGAGGAAGAAGTAATTGAAAAAGTAAAAGAGTTAATTGAACAAAAAGACTCTGATATGGTAAAGGAGCTCCTCATCGACCTCCATCCTGCTGATATAGCAGAGCTTTGCAATGAGCTTAGTCCTGAAGAGGCACGTTTTGTCTATCTGTTGCTGGATAATGAGCTAGCCGCCGATGTGCTCATCGAAATGGATGAGGACGTCCGCAAAGAATTCCTGGATTTATTGCCACCTGAAATCATTGCCAAACGTTTTCTGGATTATATGGATACCGATGATGCGGTAGAACTGATCCGTGAAATGGACGAGGACAAGCAGGAGGAAGTCCTGTCACACATTGAAGATATTGAGCAAGCTGGCGATATTGTTGATCTGCTTAAATACGATGAAGACACTGCCGGCGGTTTAATGGGCACGGAAATGGTGGTGGTAAACGAGAACTGGAGTATGCCCGAATGTCTGAAAGAGATGCGTCAGCAGGCAGAAGAGATGGACGAAATATATTATGTGTATGTGGTCGATGACGATGAAAGGCTGAAAGGGGTTTTTCCTCTGAAAAAGATGATAACTAGTCCATCGGTCTCAAAAGTAAGACATGTGATGAAGAAAGATCCCATCTCAGTTCATGTAAACACCCCAATAGAAGAAGTAGTACAGACAATTGAAAAATATGACCTTGTAGCTATTCCGGTAGTCGACAGTATTGGGCGACTGGTGGGACGAATTACCGTTGACGACGTAATGGATGAAGTCCGTGAACAGGCAGAAAGAGATTATCAATTGGCATCAGGTCTTTCTCAAGACGTGGAAACACACGATAATGTAGCACGACAAACAACTGCCCGTCTCCCATGGTTACTTATTGGAATGATTGGAGGAATAGGCAATTCCATGATATTAGGAAATTTCGATGAAACCTTTGCGACTCACCCCGAAATGGCTCTTTATATCCCCTTGATTGGCGGAACCGGTGGAAATGTGGGAACACAATCGTCCGCGATCGTTGTTCAGGGGTTAGCCAACAGTTCATTGGAAGTGGAAGAAACATTCAAACAGGTTGGAAAAGAATCGGTAGTAGCCTTAATCAATGCCACTCTTATCTCATTGCTTGTATATATCTATAATTTTATCCGGTTCGGAGGAGCCGCCACAGTGACTTATTCTGTCTCAATCAGTCTGTTTGCAGTAGTTATGTTCGCTTCCATCTTCGGAACGTTGGTACCTATGACTCTGGAAAAGATGAAAATTGATCCGGCTATTGCAACCGGGCCATTTATTTCTATCACAAATGATATTATCGGTATGATGTTATATATGAGCATCACTGTGCTATTATCATAA
- the rsmA gene encoding 16S rRNA (adenine(1518)-N(6)/adenine(1519)-N(6))-dimethyltransferase RsmA encodes MRVVKPKKFLGQHFLKDLKIAQDIADTVDVVPELPVLEVGPGMGVLTQFLVKKQRTVKVVEIDFESVAYLRENFPSLEDHIIEDDFLKMKLERVFDGQQFVLTGNYPYNISSQIFFKMLDNKNLIPCCTGMIQKEVAERIAAGPGSKTYGILSVLIQAWYNVEYLFTVSETVFNPPPKVKSAVIRMTRNETQELGCNEKLFKQVVKTTFNQRRKTLRNSIKPILGKECPIYRDEIFNKRPEQLSVAEFISLTNRVEKALAEQPEIQIE; translated from the coding sequence ATGAGAGTAGTAAAACCAAAGAAATTCCTCGGGCAACATTTCCTGAAAGATTTAAAAATAGCCCAAGATATTGCGGATACAGTAGATGTAGTGCCCGAACTTCCCGTTTTGGAAGTAGGACCGGGTATGGGAGTGCTCACTCAATTTCTGGTTAAGAAACAAAGAACTGTGAAGGTAGTGGAGATTGACTTCGAGTCGGTAGCTTATCTTCGCGAGAATTTCCCTTCCCTGGAAGACCATATCATCGAGGATGACTTCTTGAAAATGAAACTGGAAAGGGTGTTCGACGGACAGCAGTTTGTTCTGACAGGTAACTATCCCTACAATATCTCCAGTCAGATATTTTTCAAGATGCTCGATAACAAAAATCTTATCCCCTGTTGCACTGGAATGATTCAGAAAGAAGTGGCAGAACGGATTGCCGCCGGTCCGGGCAGCAAAACATATGGCATTCTGAGCGTACTGATTCAGGCTTGGTACAATGTAGAGTATCTATTTACCGTAAGCGAAACGGTTTTCAACCCACCACCAAAGGTAAAAAGCGCAGTAATACGGATGACACGTAACGAGACACAAGAGCTGGGCTGTAACGAGAAACTTTTTAAACAGGTGGTAAAAACGACCTTCAACCAACGGAGAAAAACATTAAGAAATTCTATAAAACCCATTCTGGGTAAAGAGTGCCCTATTTATAGGGATGAAATCTTTAATAAACGTCCCGAGCAACTGTCTGTGGCTGAATTTATCAGCCTGACCAACCGCGTTGAAAAAGCACTGGCAGAACAACCGGAGATACAAATCGAGTAA
- a CDS encoding lysylphosphatidylglycerol synthase transmembrane domain-containing protein produces MKKIVKKTLQIALPIVLGGFILVWVYRDFDFSKVGHVLLHETNYWWMFISLIFGVLSHVFRGLRWKQTLEPLEAYPRTSNCVNAIFISYAANLVLPRVGEVSRCTVLTKYDGVSFSKSLGTVVTERIIDTIMVAAITGTTLLLQLGIFRSFFAQTGTSLDSIGDVFISPKFYIILLCIIGVSILLYRMVKLLSFFEKVKGIVLNVWEGIQTLKHVRNIPLFVLYTFLIWFSYFMEFYLTFFCFDFTSNLGIMCGLVLFAAGSVAVVVPTPNGAGPWHFAIISMMVLYGVNPVDAGIFALIKHGVQTLLLVLLGIYGLAALPFTNKK; encoded by the coding sequence ATTAAAAAGATAGTAAAAAAGACTCTTCAAATTGCTCTGCCTATTGTTTTAGGTGGGTTTATTCTGGTTTGGGTCTATCGGGATTTTGACTTTTCAAAAGTAGGTCATGTCCTCCTTCACGAAACAAATTATTGGTGGATGTTTATCTCCCTTATCTTTGGAGTGCTAAGCCACGTATTCAGAGGGTTACGATGGAAACAGACGCTGGAACCACTTGAAGCCTACCCCCGGACAAGCAATTGCGTGAATGCCATTTTTATATCCTATGCAGCCAATTTGGTTTTACCCCGTGTAGGAGAGGTGTCACGGTGTACAGTGCTTACAAAGTATGATGGAGTCTCTTTCTCAAAGTCGCTGGGAACGGTTGTCACCGAACGAATCATTGACACCATCATGGTAGCGGCAATCACAGGAACTACATTGTTGCTTCAGTTGGGTATATTCAGAAGTTTCTTTGCACAGACAGGGACCAGCCTCGATTCTATAGGCGATGTTTTCATATCCCCTAAATTCTATATCATTCTACTGTGCATAATCGGAGTCTCTATATTGCTTTATCGCATGGTAAAGCTGCTTTCGTTCTTCGAAAAAGTGAAAGGGATAGTTCTCAATGTGTGGGAAGGTATCCAGACACTGAAACATGTAAGGAATATACCTCTTTTTGTTTTATATACATTCCTTATTTGGTTCAGCTATTTCATGGAGTTTTATCTCACGTTCTTCTGCTTTGATTTTACATCAAACCTAGGAATTATGTGCGGACTGGTTTTGTTTGCTGCTGGTAGTGTGGCGGTAGTTGTTCCTACTCCTAATGGCGCCGGACCGTGGCACTTTGCAATAATCTCCATGATGGTTCTTTACGGAGTCAATCCCGTCGATGCAGGAATATTTGCTCTGATTAAGCACGGAGTACAGACTTTATTATTAGTTTTGTTAGGAATATATGGTTTAGCGGCGCTGCCGTTCACAAATAAAAAATAA
- a CDS encoding aminoacyl-histidine dipeptidase encodes MKTIQSLAPEAVWKHFYSLTRIPRPSGFLKPVTDFLVDFGKSLNLETFTDEVGNVIIRKPATPGMENRKGVILQAHMDMVPQKNNDKEHDFEKDPIETIIDGDWLKANGTTLGADNGMGVAAIMAVLEDNTLKHGPLEALITADEETGMFGAFGLKKESIKGEILLNLDSEDEGELYIGCAGGIDVTATFQYKETEVEEGDIAVKVTLKGLRGGHSGLEINQGRGNANKLMVRFLREAIATYEARLAVFEGGNMRNAIPREAYAIVTIPAENEEELRELVEYCENLFNEEYAGIEENISFQAERTDLPKGLVPEEIQDDIINSIFACQNGVMRFIPSIPDTVETSSNLAIVKVADGVGEVKILARSASDSMKEFLTTSIECCFSMAGAKVEMSGGYSGWDPDVNSPILNAMKSSYKAQFGVEPAVKVIHAGLECGIIGANIPGLDMISFGPTLRSPHSPDERVYIPSVKKFYDFLIATLEQTPVKA; translated from the coding sequence ATGAAAACAATTCAATCGTTAGCTCCTGAAGCTGTGTGGAAGCATTTCTACTCTTTGACCAGAATACCTCGTCCATCAGGCTTTTTGAAACCTGTAACCGATTTTTTGGTGGACTTCGGTAAGAGTTTAAATCTGGAAACATTCACCGACGAAGTAGGCAATGTTATTATCAGAAAACCGGCTACTCCGGGAATGGAGAACCGTAAGGGCGTAATTCTTCAGGCGCACATGGACATGGTTCCGCAGAAAAACAACGATAAAGAACACGACTTTGAAAAAGATCCCATTGAAACAATCATTGATGGCGATTGGTTAAAAGCCAACGGAACGACCCTTGGAGCCGATAATGGCATGGGGGTTGCTGCAATCATGGCTGTTCTCGAAGATAACACTCTGAAGCACGGTCCACTGGAAGCATTGATTACTGCTGATGAAGAAACAGGAATGTTCGGAGCATTCGGTCTGAAAAAAGAATCAATCAAGGGAGAGATTCTTTTAAACCTCGACTCGGAAGATGAAGGCGAACTCTATATTGGCTGTGCCGGTGGCATTGATGTAACTGCCACTTTCCAATATAAAGAAACCGAAGTGGAAGAGGGTGATATTGCAGTTAAAGTTACCTTGAAAGGGTTGCGCGGTGGACACTCCGGTCTCGAAATCAATCAGGGACGTGGCAATGCCAACAAGCTGATGGTTCGTTTCCTTCGCGAAGCGATTGCCACTTACGAAGCCAGACTGGCTGTTTTTGAAGGTGGAAACATGCGTAATGCTATTCCTCGTGAAGCATACGCCATCGTTACCATTCCTGCTGAAAACGAAGAGGAACTAAGAGAATTGGTAGAATACTGCGAAAACCTCTTCAATGAAGAGTATGCAGGAATCGAGGAAAACATCAGTTTTCAAGCTGAAAGAACTGACCTTCCTAAAGGACTGGTTCCAGAAGAAATTCAGGATGATATTATTAACTCCATTTTTGCCTGCCAAAATGGTGTGATGAGATTTATTCCTTCAATTCCCGATACCGTGGAAACTTCGTCAAACCTAGCCATCGTAAAAGTAGCCGACGGAGTGGGAGAGGTGAAGATTCTTGCCCGCAGCGCTTCCGATTCCATGAAAGAGTTCCTCACTACCAGCATTGAGTGCTGTTTCAGTATGGCCGGAGCCAAAGTGGAAATGTCTGGCGGCTATTCAGGTTGGGATCCCGATGTGAACTCTCCGATTCTGAACGCCATGAAATCATCCTATAAAGCTCAGTTTGGTGTTGAACCAGCAGTGAAAGTTATTCATGCCGGATTGGAATGTGGCATCATCGGAGCTAATATTCCGGGATTGGATATGATCTCTTTCGGACCCACATTGCGTTCTCCTCACTCACCAGACGAACGTGTTTATATTCCTTCCGTGAAGAAATTCTACGACTTCCTGATTGCCACCCTCGAACAGACTCCTGTAAAAGCGTAA